In a genomic window of Bemisia tabaci chromosome 1, PGI_BMITA_v3:
- the LOC109041128 gene encoding sphingomyelin phosphodiesterase isoform X1: MRLPSPACCALYICTSVILLILSKSSPLGRSQYSLWNVTELTDENIWHEFFLLSSDGDNSSSIVAPSANSNRTLPPKPTLEQLENQTLRQFEILKLNYSRLFNEVDNEIQNDLRIGRHLPRIVDKALRLLNLKQVVEEIETSVMSKVSCTACKAGAGLLLHYIRSGKSETDILKTVYHFCVTLKLQTPRVCEGIVRLFGGEVVYVMKRTTLGPEEICSFIIGDACDEVDNPTHEWQVVFPPVPKPALVEPVAPKEGVATFKVLHLSDTHFDPYYEEGSNAECKEPLCCRLTNGPALTPSARAGRWGDYRKCDTPKRTVDHMLQHISTTHPDVDYILWTGDLPAHDVWNQTREENLMILKETVAQMVKFFPGIPIFPALGNHEATPVNSFPPPSAPSEFSIHWLYTELDNQWRQWLPASVSRTVRRGAFYSVLVRPGFRVISVNMNYCNNKNWWLLLNSTDPVKELQWFIYELQSAEFSGEKVHVIGHIPPGHSDCLKVWSRNYYSIINRYESTITAQFFGHTHFDEFELFYDEEDKGRAVSIAYIGPSVTPYNDLNPGYRIYYIDGDHDQSTRTVIDHETWVMNLKEANLYDYPIWYKLYSTRAAYQMPSLLPHEWDSFVNKLAESDNLFEQYFKHYWKNSPVRPSVDAEGKKRMLCDLRSGRSHDRKLLCQEIESRIDANSRTGWRAWIYNGLSLSFRILVNSALQLTSFTRKSFNVLYDYSLGT, from the exons ATGCGCCTGCCGTCCCCAGCATGCTGCGCGCTATACATCTGTACCTCCGTAATACTCCTCATCCTATCCAAAA GTAGCCCTTTGGGTCGATCTCAATATTCCCTCTGGAATGTGACCGAACTAACGGACGAAAACATTTGGCACGAATTTTTTCTCCTGAGCAGCGATGGGGACAATTCCAGCTCAATCGTGGCGCCCTCAGCCAACAGTAATAGGACCCTCCCTCCAAAACCAACCCTCGAGCAATTAGAAAATCAAACCTTGCGGCAATTCGAAATCCTCAAA TTAAATTATTCGCGGCTTTTCAACGAAGTGgacaatgaaattcaaaatgatcTCCGGATCGGTCGCCATTTACCGCGGATCGTGGACAAGGCATTGCGTTTACTCAACCTCAAGCAAGTCGTCGAAGAGATCGAAACCAGCGTTATGTCCAAGGTCTCCTGCACCGCTTGTAAAGCCG gtGCTGGTCTTCTTTTGCATTACATCCGCAGTGGGAAAAGTGAAACTGATATTTTGAAAACCGTGTACCATTTTTGCGTGACTCTCAAGCTCCAGACGCCTCGTGTGTGTGAAGGCATAGTCAGATTGTTTGGG GGAGAAGTTGTGTATGTAATGAAACGCACCACTCTAGGACCAGAagaaatttgtagttttataATTGGTGATGCCTGTGATGAAGTGGATAATCCAACCCATGAATGGCAAGTTGTCTTCCCACCTGTACCAAAACCAGCTCTAGTTGAACCAGTAGCACCTAAG gAAGGCGTTGCGACTTTTAAAGTTCTTCATCTATCTGACACTCACTTTGATCCATACTATGAGGAAGGATCCAATGCCGAGTGCAAAGAACCATTATGCTGTAGGCTTACCAATGGTCCAGCTCTCACTCCGAGTGCTCGAGCTGGCAGATGGGGTGATTACAGAAAGTGCGACACTCCTAAAAGGACAGTGGATCATATGCTCCAACACATTTCAACAACTCACCCA GATGTAGATTACATCTTATGGACAGGAGATCTTCCAGCTCACGACGTATGGAACCAAAccagagaagaaaatttgatgATTCTCAAAGAAACTGTTGCTCAaatggtaaaattttttcctggaATACCCATTTTTCCTGCTCTTGGTAACCATGAAGCAACCCCGGTAAATAG ttttcctcCTCCATCTGCACCCAGTGAATTTTCAATACATTGGCTTTATACAGAGTTAGATAATCAATGGAGACAGTGGCTGCCAGCGTCTGTCTCAAGAACCGTCAGACGCGGTGCTTTCTACAGCGTTTTAGTTCGGCCTGGATTTAGAGTCATCTCAGTTAATATGAATTATTGTAACAACAAAAACTG GTGGCTCTTATTGAACAGCACTGATCCTGTCAAAGAGTTACAATGGTTCATTTATGAGCTACAAAGTGCAGAATTCAGCGGAGAAAAAGTGCACGTAATTGGACACATACCACCTGGACATAGCGATTGTTTAAAAGTCTGGAGTAGGAACTATTATTCAATTATCAACCG ATATGAATCAACAATAACAGCTCAATTTTTCGGTCACACGCACTTTGATGAATTTGAATTATTCTATGATGAAGAAGATAAAGGTAGAGCTGTTAGCATAGCATATATTGGACCATCTGTAACTCCGTACAATGATCTGAATCCTGGATATAGAATATACTATATAGATGGTGATCATGATCAGTCAACTCGA ACTGTCATTGATCATGAAACCTGGGTAATGAATCTAAAAGAAGCCAACTTGTATGATTATCCGATTTGGTACAAATTGTACAGCACCAGAGCAGCATATCAAATGCCTTCGCTGTTACCACACGAATGGGATTCTTTTGTAAACAAACTGGCAGAAAGTGACAACCTATTCGAGCAATATTTTAA GCATTATTGGAAAAACTCTCCTGTAAGACCAAGCGTGGATGCTGAAGGGAAAAAACGAATGTTGTGTGATCTTCGATCAGGTCGATCACATGACCGCAAACTCTTGTGCCAGGAAATAGAGAGTCGTATAGATGCTAACTCAAGAACAGGATGGCGTGCTTGGATTTACAATGGCCTCTCCTTATC
- the LOC109041128 gene encoding sphingomyelin phosphodiesterase isoform X3: MRLPSPACCALYICTSVILLILSKSSPLGRSQYSLWNVTELTDENIWHEFFLLSSDGDNSSSIVAPSANSNRTLPPKPTLEQLENQTLRQFEILKLNYSRLFNEVDNEIQNDLRIGRHLPRIVDKALRLLNLKQVVEEIETSVMSKVSCTACKAGAGLLLHYIRSGKSETDILKTVYHFCVTLKLQTPRVCEGIVRLFGGEVVYVMKRTTLGPEEICSFIIGDACDEVDNPTHEWQVVFPPVPKPALVEPVAPKEGVATFKVLHLSDTHFDPYYEEGSNAECKEPLCCRLTNGPALTPSARAGRWGDYRKCDTPKRTVDHMLQHISTTHPDVDYILWTGDLPAHDVWNQTREENLMILKETVAQMVKFFPGIPIFPALGNHEATPVNSFPPPSAPSEFSIHWLYTELDNQWRQWLPASVSRTVRRGAFYSVLVRPGFRVISVNMNYCNNKNWWLLLNSTDPVKELQWFIYELQSAEFSGEKVHVIGHIPPGHSDCLKVWSRNYYSIINRYESTITAQFFGHTHFDEFELFYDEEDKGRAVSIAYIGPSVTPYNDLNPGYRIYYIDGDHDQSTRTVIDHETWVMNLKEANLYDYPIWYKLYSTRAAYQMPSLLPHEWDSFVNKLAESDNLFEQYFKHYWKNSPVRPSVDAEGKKRMLCDLRSGRSHDRKLLCQEIESRIDANSRTGWRAWIYNGLSLSHQRKISKWDLV, from the exons ATGCGCCTGCCGTCCCCAGCATGCTGCGCGCTATACATCTGTACCTCCGTAATACTCCTCATCCTATCCAAAA GTAGCCCTTTGGGTCGATCTCAATATTCCCTCTGGAATGTGACCGAACTAACGGACGAAAACATTTGGCACGAATTTTTTCTCCTGAGCAGCGATGGGGACAATTCCAGCTCAATCGTGGCGCCCTCAGCCAACAGTAATAGGACCCTCCCTCCAAAACCAACCCTCGAGCAATTAGAAAATCAAACCTTGCGGCAATTCGAAATCCTCAAA TTAAATTATTCGCGGCTTTTCAACGAAGTGgacaatgaaattcaaaatgatcTCCGGATCGGTCGCCATTTACCGCGGATCGTGGACAAGGCATTGCGTTTACTCAACCTCAAGCAAGTCGTCGAAGAGATCGAAACCAGCGTTATGTCCAAGGTCTCCTGCACCGCTTGTAAAGCCG gtGCTGGTCTTCTTTTGCATTACATCCGCAGTGGGAAAAGTGAAACTGATATTTTGAAAACCGTGTACCATTTTTGCGTGACTCTCAAGCTCCAGACGCCTCGTGTGTGTGAAGGCATAGTCAGATTGTTTGGG GGAGAAGTTGTGTATGTAATGAAACGCACCACTCTAGGACCAGAagaaatttgtagttttataATTGGTGATGCCTGTGATGAAGTGGATAATCCAACCCATGAATGGCAAGTTGTCTTCCCACCTGTACCAAAACCAGCTCTAGTTGAACCAGTAGCACCTAAG gAAGGCGTTGCGACTTTTAAAGTTCTTCATCTATCTGACACTCACTTTGATCCATACTATGAGGAAGGATCCAATGCCGAGTGCAAAGAACCATTATGCTGTAGGCTTACCAATGGTCCAGCTCTCACTCCGAGTGCTCGAGCTGGCAGATGGGGTGATTACAGAAAGTGCGACACTCCTAAAAGGACAGTGGATCATATGCTCCAACACATTTCAACAACTCACCCA GATGTAGATTACATCTTATGGACAGGAGATCTTCCAGCTCACGACGTATGGAACCAAAccagagaagaaaatttgatgATTCTCAAAGAAACTGTTGCTCAaatggtaaaattttttcctggaATACCCATTTTTCCTGCTCTTGGTAACCATGAAGCAACCCCGGTAAATAG ttttcctcCTCCATCTGCACCCAGTGAATTTTCAATACATTGGCTTTATACAGAGTTAGATAATCAATGGAGACAGTGGCTGCCAGCGTCTGTCTCAAGAACCGTCAGACGCGGTGCTTTCTACAGCGTTTTAGTTCGGCCTGGATTTAGAGTCATCTCAGTTAATATGAATTATTGTAACAACAAAAACTG GTGGCTCTTATTGAACAGCACTGATCCTGTCAAAGAGTTACAATGGTTCATTTATGAGCTACAAAGTGCAGAATTCAGCGGAGAAAAAGTGCACGTAATTGGACACATACCACCTGGACATAGCGATTGTTTAAAAGTCTGGAGTAGGAACTATTATTCAATTATCAACCG ATATGAATCAACAATAACAGCTCAATTTTTCGGTCACACGCACTTTGATGAATTTGAATTATTCTATGATGAAGAAGATAAAGGTAGAGCTGTTAGCATAGCATATATTGGACCATCTGTAACTCCGTACAATGATCTGAATCCTGGATATAGAATATACTATATAGATGGTGATCATGATCAGTCAACTCGA ACTGTCATTGATCATGAAACCTGGGTAATGAATCTAAAAGAAGCCAACTTGTATGATTATCCGATTTGGTACAAATTGTACAGCACCAGAGCAGCATATCAAATGCCTTCGCTGTTACCACACGAATGGGATTCTTTTGTAAACAAACTGGCAGAAAGTGACAACCTATTCGAGCAATATTTTAA GCATTATTGGAAAAACTCTCCTGTAAGACCAAGCGTGGATGCTGAAGGGAAAAAACGAATGTTGTGTGATCTTCGATCAGGTCGATCACATGACCGCAAACTCTTGTGCCAGGAAATAGAGAGTCGTATAGATGCTAACTCAAGAACAGGATGGCGTGCTTGGATTTACAATGGCCTCTCCTTATC
- the LOC109041128 gene encoding sphingomyelin phosphodiesterase isoform X2, with the protein MRLPSPACCALYICTSVILLILSKSSPLGRSQYSLWNVTELTDENIWHEFFLLSSDGDNSSSIVAPSANSNRTLPPKPTLEQLENQTLRQFEILKLNYSRLFNEVDNEIQNDLRIGRHLPRIVDKALRLLNLKQVVEEIETSVMSKVSCTACKAGAGLLLHYIRSGKSETDILKTVYHFCVTLKLQTPRVCEGIVRLFGGEVVYVMKRTTLGPEEICSFIIGDACDEVDNPTHEWQVVFPPVPKPALVEPVAPKEGVATFKVLHLSDTHFDPYYEEGSNAECKEPLCCRLTNGPALTPSARAGRWGDYRKCDTPKRTVDHMLQHISTTHPDVDYILWTGDLPAHDVWNQTREENLMILKETVAQMVKFFPGIPIFPALGNHEATPVNSFPPPSAPSEFSIHWLYTELDNQWRQWLPASVSRTVRRGAFYSVLVRPGFRVISVNMNYCNNKNWWLLLNSTDPVKELQWFIYELQSAEFSGEKVHVIGHIPPGHSDCLKVWSRNYYSIINRYESTITAQFFGHTHFDEFELFYDEEDKGRAVSIAYIGPSVTPYNDLNPGYRIYYIDGDHDQSTRTVIDHETWVMNLKEANLYDYPIWYKLYSTRAAYQMPSLLPHEWDSFVNKLAESDNLFEQYFKHYWKNSPVRPSVDAEGKKRMLCDLRSGRSHDRKLLCQEIESRIDANSRTGWRAWIYNGLSLSMSVIMAIPAFTYQIPKYVLGFG; encoded by the exons ATGCGCCTGCCGTCCCCAGCATGCTGCGCGCTATACATCTGTACCTCCGTAATACTCCTCATCCTATCCAAAA GTAGCCCTTTGGGTCGATCTCAATATTCCCTCTGGAATGTGACCGAACTAACGGACGAAAACATTTGGCACGAATTTTTTCTCCTGAGCAGCGATGGGGACAATTCCAGCTCAATCGTGGCGCCCTCAGCCAACAGTAATAGGACCCTCCCTCCAAAACCAACCCTCGAGCAATTAGAAAATCAAACCTTGCGGCAATTCGAAATCCTCAAA TTAAATTATTCGCGGCTTTTCAACGAAGTGgacaatgaaattcaaaatgatcTCCGGATCGGTCGCCATTTACCGCGGATCGTGGACAAGGCATTGCGTTTACTCAACCTCAAGCAAGTCGTCGAAGAGATCGAAACCAGCGTTATGTCCAAGGTCTCCTGCACCGCTTGTAAAGCCG gtGCTGGTCTTCTTTTGCATTACATCCGCAGTGGGAAAAGTGAAACTGATATTTTGAAAACCGTGTACCATTTTTGCGTGACTCTCAAGCTCCAGACGCCTCGTGTGTGTGAAGGCATAGTCAGATTGTTTGGG GGAGAAGTTGTGTATGTAATGAAACGCACCACTCTAGGACCAGAagaaatttgtagttttataATTGGTGATGCCTGTGATGAAGTGGATAATCCAACCCATGAATGGCAAGTTGTCTTCCCACCTGTACCAAAACCAGCTCTAGTTGAACCAGTAGCACCTAAG gAAGGCGTTGCGACTTTTAAAGTTCTTCATCTATCTGACACTCACTTTGATCCATACTATGAGGAAGGATCCAATGCCGAGTGCAAAGAACCATTATGCTGTAGGCTTACCAATGGTCCAGCTCTCACTCCGAGTGCTCGAGCTGGCAGATGGGGTGATTACAGAAAGTGCGACACTCCTAAAAGGACAGTGGATCATATGCTCCAACACATTTCAACAACTCACCCA GATGTAGATTACATCTTATGGACAGGAGATCTTCCAGCTCACGACGTATGGAACCAAAccagagaagaaaatttgatgATTCTCAAAGAAACTGTTGCTCAaatggtaaaattttttcctggaATACCCATTTTTCCTGCTCTTGGTAACCATGAAGCAACCCCGGTAAATAG ttttcctcCTCCATCTGCACCCAGTGAATTTTCAATACATTGGCTTTATACAGAGTTAGATAATCAATGGAGACAGTGGCTGCCAGCGTCTGTCTCAAGAACCGTCAGACGCGGTGCTTTCTACAGCGTTTTAGTTCGGCCTGGATTTAGAGTCATCTCAGTTAATATGAATTATTGTAACAACAAAAACTG GTGGCTCTTATTGAACAGCACTGATCCTGTCAAAGAGTTACAATGGTTCATTTATGAGCTACAAAGTGCAGAATTCAGCGGAGAAAAAGTGCACGTAATTGGACACATACCACCTGGACATAGCGATTGTTTAAAAGTCTGGAGTAGGAACTATTATTCAATTATCAACCG ATATGAATCAACAATAACAGCTCAATTTTTCGGTCACACGCACTTTGATGAATTTGAATTATTCTATGATGAAGAAGATAAAGGTAGAGCTGTTAGCATAGCATATATTGGACCATCTGTAACTCCGTACAATGATCTGAATCCTGGATATAGAATATACTATATAGATGGTGATCATGATCAGTCAACTCGA ACTGTCATTGATCATGAAACCTGGGTAATGAATCTAAAAGAAGCCAACTTGTATGATTATCCGATTTGGTACAAATTGTACAGCACCAGAGCAGCATATCAAATGCCTTCGCTGTTACCACACGAATGGGATTCTTTTGTAAACAAACTGGCAGAAAGTGACAACCTATTCGAGCAATATTTTAA GCATTATTGGAAAAACTCTCCTGTAAGACCAAGCGTGGATGCTGAAGGGAAAAAACGAATGTTGTGTGATCTTCGATCAGGTCGATCACATGACCGCAAACTCTTGTGCCAGGAAATAGAGAGTCGTATAGATGCTAACTCAAGAACAGGATGGCGTGCTTGGATTTACAATGGCCTCTCCTTATC